The DNA region CAGCACGCTGCCGGTGCCGAAGCCCAGGAAGCCCGGCGGCAGGTTGGAAGCATTGATCTGCCCGCCGTGAACCACCGCGTAGGTAATGCCCCGAAACACATACAGCGTCCCCAGCGTGGCGACGAGCGCCGGAACCTTGCCGTAGGCGACGAGCAGGCCGTTGATGCAGCCCAGCACTGCGCCCAGCCCCAGCCCAAACAGCAGGGCCAGCGCCACGGGCATTCCCGGATTGGCAACGAATAGCGAGCCGGTCAGGAAGGCGCTGAGGCCCACGGTGCTGCTCACGCTCAAGTCCACATGCTTCATCAGCAGCACCAGGGTCTGTCCCACCACCAGCAGGGCGATGATAGAGACGTTCAGCAGCAAGTCGCGCACGCTGCCGAAGCTGAGGAACAGCGGATTGATGGCGGCGGTTCCCAGCGTAACCACCAGCAACAGCCCCACCAGACTGACCTCGCGGGCCATTAAAAGCCGACTTAGCCAACTGGGAGAGCTTGAGCTGGGGGCGGGCGCGGAACGTTCGGTCATGCCGCGTCCCCTCGACTGCTCCCGGACCGCTGTCCTGTCGCCAGGTACATCACGGCCTCTTCATTGGCCTGTGCGCGGCTCAGTTCGCCCACCAGAGCGCCCTCGCGCATGACCAGGATGCGGTCTGCCATGCCCAGCACTTCGGGGAGGTCACTGGAAATCATCAGCACGGCCAGACCCGACGCCGCCAGCTCGGCCAGTGTCTTATGCACCTCGGCCTTCGCGCCCACGTCCACGCCGCGCGTCGGTTCATCCACGATCAGCACGCTGGGATTGGTGGACAGCCACTTTGCCAGCACCACTTTCTGCTGGTTGCCGCCCGACAGGCTGCTGACCGGATCGCTCAGGCGGTGTGCCTTGAGCTGGAGTTTGCTCGTCCAGTTCTGCGCGTTCTCGGCCTCGGCCTTGCGGTTCATCAGCAGGCCGCCTGTGAGGCGGTTGAGAATGGCGAGGTTGGCATTGCGCTCGATGCTCAGGTCCATCACCAGGCCCTGCTGGCGGCGGTCTTCGGGCACCAGACCCAGCCCGGCGCGCATGGCGGCGAGGGTGCTGTTGGGCACAATAATCGCGTCTCCGATGCGAACCTCTCCCCCACTGCGCGGATCAATGCCGAAGATGGCGCGGGCCACCTCGGAGCGCCCGGCCCCCACCAGCCCGGCCAGCGCGACGATCTCACCCCGCCGCACCTCGAAGGAAATGTCGGAGAACATCTTCGGCTGGCTCAGGTTGCGGACGGACAGCGCCACCTCGCCCAGAGTCATCTCACCGCGCGGGTACAGGTCACCCAGTTCACGTCCCACCATCTGCTTGACCACCAGATCGGTGTCGTAGTCGCTGATCGG from Deinococcus sp. AJ005 includes:
- a CDS encoding ABC transporter permease, encoding MTERSAPAPSSSSPSWLSRLLMAREVSLVGLLLVVTLGTAAINPLFLSFGSVRDLLLNVSIIALLVVGQTLVLLMKHVDLSVSSTVGLSAFLTGSLFVANPGMPVALALLFGLGLGAVLGCINGLLVAYGKVPALVATLGTLYVFRGITYAVVHGGQINASNLPPGFLGFGTGSVLGIPNLVLLAAAVLIGFAFYLRSYRGGREYYAVGSNSEAAVLAGINVTRRTMTGFVLSGAIAGLAGVLYLARFGTVDATAGTGLELQVIAAAVVGGVSINGGVGTLLGAGLGALLLGVMGSALVTLRAPGFYQQAIQGALLLAAISIDMLVSRRAAKRLQEERKS
- a CDS encoding sugar ABC transporter ATP-binding protein; the encoded protein is MPEPQTTQPLLTLSHASKSFGPVQALSDVSIELYPGEAHALLGENGAGKSTFVKILAGVHRREGGSLTVAGKSADFHSPGEATAAGIAIIYQEPTLFPDLSVAENVLMGRQPRAGLGCIDTRAMNTRVRELLRELGVALDPSRPVRGLSIADQQLVEIAKALSLNANVLIMDEPTAALTLSETDRLFRVVRALRGRGAAVLFITHRLEEVFSECQRVTVMRDGTWVSTGPISDYDTDLVVKQMVGRELGDLYPRGEMTLGEVALSVRNLSQPKMFSDISFEVRRGEIVALAGLVGAGRSEVARAIFGIDPRSGGEVRIGDAIIVPNSTLAAMRAGLGLVPEDRRQQGLVMDLSIERNANLAILNRLTGGLLMNRKAEAENAQNWTSKLQLKAHRLSDPVSSLSGGNQQKVVLAKWLSTNPSVLIVDEPTRGVDVGAKAEVHKTLAELAASGLAVLMISSDLPEVLGMADRILVMREGALVGELSRAQANEEAVMYLATGQRSGSSRGDAA